From Eretmochelys imbricata isolate rEreImb1 chromosome 17, rEreImb1.hap1, whole genome shotgun sequence, a single genomic window includes:
- the TIMM22 gene encoding mitochondrial import inner membrane translocase subunit Tim22: MAAASSPAGSAPAGPRPEPAQLQYSLLLEHLVGERRGPRQARALDPAALGGIPAPPRSEEQKLIERVMESCGFKAALACVGGFVLGGAFGVFTAGIDTNVGFDPKDPYRTPTAKEVLKDMGQRGMSYAKNFAIVGAMFSCTECLVESYRGKSDWKNSVVSGCITGGAIGFRAGLKAGAIGCGGFAAFSAVIDYYLR; this comes from the exons ATGGCGGCGGCCTCCTCCCCGGCGGGGAGCGCGCCCGCCGGCCCCCGGCCTGAGCCGGCCCAGCTACAGTACAGCCTCCTGCTGGAGCACCTGGTGGGGGAGCGGCGGGGGCCGCGCCAGGCCCGGGCCCTGGACCCCGCCGCGCTGGGGGGCATCCCGGCCCCGCCCAGGAGCGAGGAGCAGAAGCTGATCGAGCGGGTCATGGAGAGCTGCGGGTTCAAGGCGGCGCTGGCCTGCGTGGGAG gttttgttttgggaGGAGCATTTGGTGTATTCACAGCAGGCATCGATACCAATGTAGGGTTTGATCCCAAGGATCCCTATCGTACACCAACTGCAAAAGAAGTCCTTAAAGATATGGGACAACGAGGGATGTCCTATGCCAAAAACTTTGCCATTGTGGGTGCTATGTTCTCCTGTACTGAATGTCTAGTAGAGTCT TATCGTGGAAAATCAGACTGGAAGAACAGTGTTGTTAGTGGGTGCATCACTGGAGGAGCCATTGGCTTTAGAG CTGGTTTAAAAGCAGGGGCCATTGGCTGTGGTGGCTTTGCTGCTTTCTCGGCAGTGATTGATTATTACCTACGGTAA